One genomic segment of Methanomassiliicoccus sp. includes these proteins:
- a CDS encoding glycosyltransferase family 4 protein, producing the protein MAKILMLVTNEYRPDPRVHKEAKALIEGGHEVTVAAWDRPGSRPLRETVEGVRLHRVRTGRVDGQMALVLNYPLFLLRSLIAAKEEHPEVVHAHDLDTLPIGLLISRLRSIPLVYDAHERYAKMIAMDVPAAVSRAVERFEQLLLPRADLVITINEAMAGELEKHTRDKVLVIMNVIELPPRSKIKEHRPHDALVLFNPVTFEPMRYLEESMAAMSHIDRCILRLAGSGRLLQAVERAAKEHENIEFLGHLPFTKLMEEYEKVDVVLILADPANENYRTGTANKMGEGMAFGLPLLASKGTLSAEVVEREGCGLTFDWSEENFREAIDRLRDPVARAEMGRKGRAAAEREHNWGTMKDRLLRSYSRLLSVR; encoded by the coding sequence ATGGCCAAGATCCTGATGCTCGTGACCAACGAGTACCGCCCTGACCCCCGGGTGCACAAGGAAGCGAAGGCTCTCATCGAGGGCGGTCACGAGGTCACGGTCGCGGCCTGGGACCGGCCGGGTTCGAGGCCGCTCCGCGAGACCGTGGAGGGGGTCAGGCTCCATAGAGTCCGCACTGGCAGGGTCGACGGGCAAATGGCCCTCGTCCTCAACTATCCACTCTTCCTCCTGCGCTCTCTGATCGCGGCGAAGGAGGAGCATCCGGAGGTCGTCCACGCTCACGACCTGGACACCCTGCCCATCGGCCTCCTTATCTCCCGCCTGAGGTCGATCCCCCTGGTCTACGATGCTCACGAGCGGTACGCCAAGATGATCGCCATGGATGTACCGGCGGCCGTTTCGCGGGCGGTGGAGAGGTTCGAGCAGCTTCTTCTGCCCCGTGCGGACCTGGTCATCACGATCAACGAGGCCATGGCCGGAGAACTGGAGAAGCACACTCGGGATAAGGTTCTGGTGATCATGAACGTCATCGAGCTCCCTCCCCGGTCCAAGATCAAGGAGCACCGGCCGCATGATGCCCTGGTGCTCTTCAACCCAGTGACCTTCGAGCCGATGCGGTACCTCGAGGAGAGCATGGCGGCGATGTCCCACATCGACCGATGCATCCTGCGCCTCGCTGGCTCGGGCCGCCTGCTCCAGGCGGTGGAGAGGGCGGCTAAGGAGCACGAAAACATCGAGTTCCTCGGGCACCTGCCGTTCACCAAGCTCATGGAGGAGTACGAGAAGGTCGACGTTGTGCTAATCCTCGCCGATCCGGCCAACGAGAACTACCGCACCGGGACAGCGAACAAGATGGGTGAGGGGATGGCTTTCGGCCTTCCTCTGCTGGCATCCAAGGGCACCCTGAGTGCCGAGGTGGTAGAAAGGGAAGGCTGTGGCCTTACCTTCGACTGGAGCGAGGAGAACTTCCGGGAAGCCATCGACCGTCTGCGGGATCCGGTGGCGAGGGCGGAGATGGGCCGGAAGGGCCGCGCGGCCGCGGAGAGAGAACACAATTGGGGAACGATGAAGGACCGGCTGCTGAGGTCGTACTCCCGTCTGCTCTCCGTCAGGTAG
- a CDS encoding PIG-L family deacetylase — MTKILLLSPHTDDVELGCGGSVAKFIEQGHEILWVAFSVAEDSLPAGMPKDTLAREFEKVIQRYGLDDEHREVLDFRVRHMSEHRQDVLEHLVQVRSKFGPDIVIGPSVHDYHQDHQVVANEMVRAFKSSASIICYELPWNNVRFDSQLFVALEERHMERKWEALQEYRSQMVNRRSYFEREFIFGMARMHGVQCNNRFAEAFEVIRWRM; from the coding sequence ATGACGAAGATCCTGCTGCTGTCACCGCATACCGACGATGTCGAGCTGGGGTGCGGGGGCAGCGTGGCCAAGTTCATCGAGCAGGGGCATGAGATCCTATGGGTGGCATTCTCTGTGGCCGAGGATTCCCTGCCCGCGGGCATGCCCAAGGACACGCTGGCGAGGGAGTTCGAGAAGGTCATCCAGCGTTATGGCCTGGATGATGAGCACCGCGAGGTCCTGGACTTCCGGGTGCGCCACATGAGCGAGCATCGGCAGGACGTCCTGGAGCACCTTGTCCAGGTGCGGTCGAAGTTCGGACCGGACATAGTGATCGGCCCCTCCGTCCACGATTACCACCAGGACCACCAGGTAGTGGCCAACGAGATGGTCCGGGCATTCAAGTCCTCGGCCAGCATAATATGCTATGAGCTTCCGTGGAACAACGTACGGTTCGACAGCCAACTGTTCGTGGCCTTGGAGGAACGGCACATGGAGAGGAAGTGGGAGGCACTGCAGGAGTACCGCTCCCAGATGGTGAACCGTCGAAGCTACTTCGAGCGGGAGTTCATCTTCGGCATGGCCCGCATGCACGGAGTACAGTGCAACAACCGCTTCGCCGAGGCCTTCGAGGTCATCCGGTGGAGGATGTGA
- a CDS encoding DegT/DnrJ/EryC1/StrS family aminotransferase, whose product MNKIQVSKPTVTEEMVEAMANAVRNERMVLGESVFKFEEEFARYIGTEHAISVSSGTDALILTLMALNLRSREVITTPLSFIATANAVVHAGATPIFADTSAKDYNIDPAEVRPGRNTAAVMPVHLFGHPSRMDELREAAGDKVKIIEDACQAHGAVYRGKKAGAIGDAGCFSFYATKNMTVGGDGGMITTSDKRLADDLRKLRDCGRTSRYIHDVFGFTARLNTANAAFGRVQLKHLDEWNERRRAIARRYAERLKDVEQVVLPPMPSRDVTPVFHLFVIQADDRDSLARSLQARDIDTAVHYPVPIHLQPVYKDAFGFSEGSYPESERLASRVLSLPIFPTLTDGEVDRVCEGIIDHYGGKR is encoded by the coding sequence ACAAGATCCAGGTATCCAAGCCCACCGTCACCGAGGAGATGGTGGAGGCCATGGCCAACGCGGTGCGCAACGAGCGGATGGTCCTCGGGGAGAGCGTGTTCAAGTTCGAGGAGGAGTTCGCCAGGTACATCGGGACCGAGCACGCCATATCCGTGTCATCGGGGACGGACGCGCTGATCCTTACCCTTATGGCTCTGAATCTGCGAAGCAGAGAGGTCATCACCACCCCGCTGTCGTTCATCGCAACCGCCAACGCTGTCGTGCACGCCGGGGCCACACCGATCTTCGCCGACACCTCGGCCAAGGATTACAACATCGATCCCGCGGAGGTTCGCCCGGGGCGCAACACCGCCGCCGTAATGCCCGTCCACCTGTTCGGCCATCCATCGAGGATGGACGAGCTCCGGGAGGCGGCGGGGGACAAGGTCAAGATCATCGAGGACGCCTGCCAGGCCCATGGAGCAGTATACCGTGGAAAGAAGGCAGGGGCCATAGGCGACGCCGGTTGCTTCTCATTCTACGCCACCAAGAACATGACCGTAGGCGGGGACGGCGGCATGATCACGACGAGCGACAAGCGTCTGGCAGACGATCTTCGTAAGCTTCGCGATTGCGGTCGGACCTCGAGATACATCCACGACGTGTTCGGCTTCACGGCGAGATTGAACACCGCCAACGCCGCCTTCGGCCGCGTGCAGCTGAAGCATCTCGACGAATGGAATGAGCGTCGGCGCGCGATCGCCCGCCGCTACGCCGAGAGACTCAAGGACGTCGAGCAAGTAGTCCTACCGCCCATGCCCTCTAGGGACGTCACCCCGGTGTTCCATCTGTTCGTCATCCAAGCCGATGACCGGGACTCACTGGCGAGGTCACTGCAGGCGAGGGATATCGACACCGCCGTCCACTATCCGGTCCCCATCCACCTGCAGCCAGTGTACAAGGACGCCTTCGGCTTCTCCGAAGGCAGCTACCCGGAGAGCGAGAGGCTGGCGAGCCGCGTTCTCTCCCTCCCTATCTTCCCAACCCTCACCGATGGAGAGGTCGACCGGGTGTGCGAGGGCATAATCGACCACTATGGGGGAAAGAGATGA
- a CDS encoding AMP-binding protein, whose product MNFVDFLFERSGDCDGEFIAGVKETITFRDLHSRVDTLSKWMAREHGSGNEVLILADNSVFFVLTYLATMRSGNVALLVETRISKEDLSTLMSTCRPMLAFMQSRLAAKAVPGVPLLTEDDLPSLEVKEDLRPTVSEDDLAAVVFTSGSTGAKKGVMITHGNLIANTSSIVEYLELDASDRMMVVLPFYYCYGASLLHTHLRVGGSVVINHSIFLGGTLDEIDRFGCTGLAGVPSTYQILINRTPFLKHRFATLRYMTQAGGRLEPRFISMIADAFPDISFFVMYGATEATARMSYLPPALLRSKTASIGKGIPGVVLEVLDDNSRPVRPGETGEIVASGRNIMRGYYGDEEGTRSVLRNGRYHTGDLATVDEDGYIYVVGRSRDIIKCAGYRVSPYEVEQVVQSAEGVDGVAVVGVPDDILGEAIVAVVRRGGEATEDEVQARVTNICRERLPSYKVPKHLAFLTEIPLNSSNKVDKIRIRELLARGELHVR is encoded by the coding sequence ATGAACTTCGTGGACTTCCTGTTCGAGCGGTCCGGGGACTGCGACGGTGAGTTCATCGCCGGGGTTAAGGAGACCATTACCTTCCGCGACCTGCATTCAAGGGTCGACACCCTCTCCAAGTGGATGGCGAGAGAGCATGGCTCAGGGAACGAGGTCCTCATCCTCGCCGATAACAGCGTATTCTTCGTCCTCACCTACCTGGCGACGATGAGGAGCGGTAACGTGGCCCTGTTGGTGGAGACGAGGATCAGCAAGGAGGACCTCTCCACGCTGATGTCGACCTGCCGCCCGATGCTGGCGTTCATGCAGTCCCGCTTGGCGGCCAAGGCCGTTCCCGGCGTCCCGCTGCTCACCGAGGACGACCTTCCGAGCCTTGAGGTGAAGGAAGACCTCCGCCCAACGGTCTCCGAGGACGACCTGGCGGCGGTAGTGTTCACCTCAGGCAGCACCGGGGCGAAGAAGGGCGTGATGATTACCCACGGCAACCTGATCGCCAACACCTCGTCCATCGTGGAATATCTTGAGCTCGATGCGTCGGACCGCATGATGGTCGTCCTGCCTTTCTACTACTGCTACGGAGCATCGCTGCTGCACACCCACCTGAGAGTGGGGGGCAGCGTGGTCATCAACCACAGCATCTTCCTGGGCGGGACGCTGGATGAGATTGACCGTTTCGGCTGCACCGGCCTGGCCGGGGTGCCCTCCACCTACCAGATACTCATCAATCGCACTCCCTTTCTGAAGCATCGCTTTGCCACCCTGCGGTACATGACCCAGGCCGGGGGACGCCTGGAGCCGCGGTTCATCTCTATGATTGCCGACGCCTTCCCCGATATCAGCTTCTTCGTCATGTACGGTGCCACCGAGGCCACCGCCCGCATGTCCTACCTGCCTCCGGCGCTACTGCGGTCGAAGACCGCGTCCATTGGTAAGGGCATCCCTGGCGTAGTCCTGGAGGTCCTGGATGATAATAGCCGGCCGGTGCGGCCCGGAGAGACTGGAGAAATCGTGGCCTCCGGACGCAATATCATGAGGGGCTACTATGGGGACGAGGAGGGCACCAGGAGTGTGCTCCGGAACGGCCGGTACCATACCGGGGACCTGGCCACCGTGGACGAGGACGGGTACATCTACGTCGTAGGTCGGTCCAGGGACATAATCAAATGCGCCGGTTACCGCGTCTCGCCGTACGAGGTGGAGCAGGTCGTGCAGAGCGCCGAGGGCGTGGACGGAGTGGCTGTGGTCGGTGTGCCGGACGACATCCTGGGTGAGGCCATAGTGGCCGTGGTCAGGAGGGGCGGGGAGGCGACCGAGGACGAGGTCCAAGCGCGTGTGACGAACATCTGCCGGGAGCGTCTGCCGTCGTACAAGGTCCCCAAGCACCTGGCGTTCCTGACAGAGATCCCCCTGAACTCGTCGAACAAGGTGGACAAGATCCGCATCCGTGAGCTGCTGGCAAGGGGTGAGCTTCATGTTCGGTGA
- a CDS encoding Gfo/Idh/MocA family oxidoreductase, whose protein sequence is MRRIEVAVLGVGYWGKKIVDEYSNIPGVKVKAISDQMDKNLEFCRDRYGVENLFHDYRDVLEDEDITAVNVCLPNNLHYQACKDALEAGKHVLVEKPITLSSKDGVELVELANARNLALSVGHIYRFNNALLEMRRLMGQNFFGKPYNMNFVWMNLEPPFPDRDVIVDLAPHFFDMVNFIFDAWPAKITCTGKPYRRKEMEELAYITCEMPSGVLANATLSWLAPRKVRQIEIIGENRSALIDAVAQDVTIYESGYTYKLGIERNNTIRTELTNFLQSIGDPSTETRNSGNVGVRTVEMIEKSMESLREGRTVDTGA, encoded by the coding sequence ATGAGGCGGATCGAGGTCGCTGTCCTGGGTGTCGGCTACTGGGGCAAGAAGATAGTCGACGAGTACAGCAACATCCCCGGGGTGAAGGTCAAGGCTATCTCGGACCAGATGGATAAAAATTTGGAGTTCTGCCGGGACCGCTATGGGGTCGAGAACCTCTTCCACGACTATCGCGATGTGTTGGAGGACGAGGACATCACCGCCGTCAACGTCTGTCTGCCCAACAACCTGCACTACCAGGCGTGCAAGGATGCTCTGGAGGCAGGCAAGCACGTCCTGGTGGAAAAGCCGATCACCCTCAGCTCCAAGGACGGCGTTGAACTGGTGGAGCTGGCCAACGCCCGAAATCTCGCCCTGTCGGTCGGTCATATATACAGGTTCAACAACGCACTCCTGGAGATGCGCCGCCTCATGGGCCAGAACTTTTTCGGAAAGCCGTACAACATGAACTTCGTGTGGATGAACCTCGAGCCACCCTTCCCCGACCGTGACGTCATCGTCGACCTTGCCCCGCACTTCTTTGACATGGTCAACTTTATCTTCGATGCCTGGCCGGCCAAGATCACCTGCACCGGGAAGCCGTACCGGAGGAAGGAGATGGAGGAACTGGCGTACATCACCTGCGAGATGCCGTCGGGCGTGCTCGCCAACGCCACATTGAGCTGGCTGGCGCCCCGCAAGGTCCGCCAGATCGAGATTATCGGGGAGAACCGCTCGGCGCTGATCGATGCTGTGGCCCAGGACGTGACGATCTACGAGAGCGGGTACACCTACAAGCTGGGGATCGAGAGGAACAATACCATACGCACCGAGCTGACCAATTTCCTGCAGTCCATCGGGGACCCGTCCACCGAGACGCGTAACTCCGGCAACGTGGGCGTCAGGACCGTGGAGATGATTGAGAAGAGCATGGAATCGTTGCGGGAAGGCCGGACCGTGGACACCGGTGCCTGA
- a CDS encoding acyl carrier protein: MDDAQLTTLRTIFCEELNLEDKDLVDSTAYNALEAWDSLTHLKIVSRIEEAFGIEMEVDDIIAMENFAKAKTIVSRYLGQS, encoded by the coding sequence ATGGATGATGCCCAGCTAACCACCCTGAGGACGATATTCTGCGAGGAGCTGAACCTGGAGGACAAGGACCTCGTGGACTCGACCGCCTACAACGCGCTGGAGGCGTGGGATTCGCTGACCCACCTGAAGATCGTGTCGAGGATCGAGGAAGCCTTCGGCATCGAGATGGAAGTGGACGACATCATAGCCATGGAGAACTTCGCCAAGGCCAAGACTATCGTCAGCAGGTACTTAGGGCAGTCCTAG
- a CDS encoding UDP-3-O-(3-hydroxymyristoyl)glucosamine N-acyltransferase → MSTIALKDVLDAIRCEHSVIGERDVTADRPSPIDTADGRCITFCNKGGEIGRKLLMATAAGIVITEREHAGTCRDLASRTFIIVDDPRLAFARVVEAYFSTRWPVGVSGSAQVSPRATVGKGVYIGPLCDVRDDVVIGDDSRLEGSVTVHEGVRIGDRVIIRAGAVIGTDGFGFNRDPEGRLEKFPQIGGVVIGDDVEIGSNVCVARGTMSDTVIGRGTKIDNLVQVAHNVRIGEDCLITSMVWLGGSARIGDRCWLSPMVSVLNGIALGNDVMVAMGSSVIKDVAAGEYVAGNPARPTIRKR, encoded by the coding sequence ATGTCGACAATAGCTCTCAAAGACGTCCTGGATGCGATACGGTGCGAGCACTCCGTCATCGGGGAACGAGACGTCACGGCGGACCGACCGTCGCCCATCGACACCGCCGACGGGCGGTGCATCACCTTCTGCAATAAGGGCGGGGAGATCGGAAGGAAGCTGCTTATGGCGACCGCCGCGGGCATAGTCATCACCGAGCGGGAGCACGCCGGGACCTGCAGGGACCTTGCCAGCCGCACATTCATCATCGTAGACGACCCCCGCCTGGCCTTTGCCAGGGTTGTGGAGGCATACTTCTCTACCAGGTGGCCGGTGGGCGTCAGCGGGTCTGCCCAGGTGAGCCCCCGGGCTACTGTGGGCAAGGGAGTATACATCGGTCCGCTCTGCGATGTGCGCGATGACGTCGTCATCGGGGACGACAGCCGGCTGGAGGGATCGGTGACGGTCCATGAGGGTGTAAGGATCGGTGACCGGGTCATCATTCGCGCCGGGGCGGTCATCGGCACCGACGGCTTCGGGTTCAACCGGGACCCGGAGGGCCGGCTGGAGAAGTTCCCCCAGATCGGCGGTGTAGTCATTGGCGACGACGTGGAGATCGGGAGCAATGTGTGCGTCGCCAGGGGCACCATGAGCGACACCGTCATCGGAAGGGGGACTAAGATCGACAATCTCGTGCAAGTCGCCCACAACGTCCGCATCGGAGAGGACTGCCTTATCACATCCATGGTCTGGCTGGGGGGCAGCGCCAGGATCGGGGATCGGTGCTGGCTCTCCCCAATGGTATCTGTCCTCAACGGCATCGCCCTGGGGAACGATGTCATGGTGGCGATGGGTTCGTCGGTCATCAAGGACGTTGCGGCCGGCGAGTATGTGGCGGGGAATCCCGCGCGACCGACCATACGCAAGAGGTGA
- a CDS encoding acyl-CoA reductase has translation MVRCHLLDGRFVETDLPDLEAAVALLEERRTALHALSVDDIIELLARLGKEMVRDPVVSAIEGASYMSLWLRRDNLERLLSIDLVNREALDRFCEVQPGVLMRAQPRGVSCHWLPNNVPTLSFFSLMLAVLTKNASVLKVSEVNRGVLTAVLKRLARIEVDRNGRMISGSTIVETVCMISFDSSHLEANEMMSQAADIKLAWGGSEAVRSVAALPQKDTCDILLFGPKYSLAVFDQAFLAREDLDNALKPLAMDVALFDQTACSSPQVAIVERGAMSAREFAEHMARCLETLPRRMLGTRRPEARCLDIINVRGAYLLSEDKDIVMPGDLGWTILIDQDAGLPEPVQGKCLFVREVGDLLEAAEWLTRRVQTVALCIEDPDRRMAFANKASYIGVDRFVLPGSMNDFALPWDGMLPLGRMVRWTTIRRNDNDRG, from the coding sequence ATGGTCCGCTGTCACCTGTTGGATGGCAGGTTCGTGGAGACGGACCTCCCGGACCTGGAGGCTGCCGTCGCCCTGCTCGAGGAGCGCCGTACCGCTCTTCATGCGCTCTCGGTCGACGATATCATCGAACTGCTGGCAAGGCTGGGTAAGGAGATGGTCCGAGATCCAGTGGTAAGCGCGATCGAAGGGGCGAGCTACATGAGCCTGTGGCTGAGGAGAGACAACCTCGAGCGCCTGCTGTCGATCGATCTCGTGAACAGAGAGGCGCTGGACCGCTTCTGCGAGGTCCAGCCCGGAGTGCTCATGCGGGCCCAGCCCCGGGGGGTGTCCTGTCATTGGCTGCCCAACAACGTGCCCACGCTGTCTTTCTTCTCACTCATGCTCGCAGTGCTGACCAAGAACGCCTCGGTGCTCAAGGTCTCCGAGGTCAACCGGGGAGTGCTCACCGCCGTCCTCAAGCGCCTTGCCCGCATCGAGGTGGACAGGAACGGCCGGATGATCTCCGGTTCGACCATCGTGGAGACGGTATGCATGATCTCCTTCGATTCCTCCCATCTCGAAGCGAACGAGATGATGTCCCAAGCCGCCGACATCAAGCTGGCGTGGGGGGGCAGCGAGGCGGTGAGGAGCGTGGCCGCGCTTCCCCAGAAGGACACCTGCGACATATTGCTGTTCGGGCCCAAGTACTCCCTGGCGGTGTTCGACCAAGCCTTCCTCGCCCGGGAAGACCTCGACAACGCTCTTAAGCCGCTGGCGATGGACGTGGCGCTGTTCGACCAAACCGCGTGTTCTTCCCCCCAGGTGGCCATAGTGGAAAGGGGAGCGATGTCGGCTAGAGAGTTCGCCGAGCACATGGCCCGCTGCCTGGAAACGCTGCCCCGCCGGATGCTCGGCACCCGGAGGCCGGAGGCCCGCTGCCTGGACATCATCAACGTCCGGGGAGCCTACCTGCTTTCTGAGGATAAGGACATCGTCATGCCCGGTGACCTTGGGTGGACGATCCTCATCGACCAGGACGCCGGTCTGCCGGAGCCGGTCCAGGGCAAGTGCCTCTTCGTCCGTGAGGTAGGCGATCTGCTGGAGGCCGCGGAGTGGCTGACCCGGAGGGTCCAGACCGTCGCGCTGTGCATCGAGGACCCCGACAGGAGGATGGCTTTCGCCAATAAAGCGTCCTACATCGGTGTTGACCGCTTCGTGCTCCCGGGGAGCATGAACGACTTTGCCCTGCCCTGGGACGGGATGCTGCCGCTGGGCAGGATGGTGCGGTGGACGACCATAAGGAGGAACGACAATGACCGAGGGTGA
- a CDS encoding 3-oxoacyl-ACP reductase family protein codes for MTEGDVVLVTGAGRGIGRAIARAAAEAGGTVIINYNQCEAGAKDLEAELRSKGLHAETFQADVSVEAEVQSMFKFVRERFGRLDVLVNNAGIVGNNLLLMTSTEELDRIIAVNCRGSFLCLRAAAKMMQRQKGGRIINLASIVGRLGNRGQVAYAASKAYVIGMTLSAAKELGPSGICVNALAPGFIDTDMTRQLKEEVRQRLIADTPLGRAGQPEDVASVALYLMSEGAAFINGQIIGVDGGQRM; via the coding sequence ATGACCGAGGGTGATGTGGTCCTGGTGACCGGGGCCGGCAGGGGCATTGGTCGGGCGATCGCCCGCGCCGCGGCCGAGGCCGGGGGAACGGTGATTATCAACTACAACCAGTGCGAGGCGGGGGCCAAGGACCTGGAGGCGGAGCTGAGGTCGAAAGGCCTCCATGCGGAGACCTTCCAGGCAGACGTCTCCGTCGAGGCTGAAGTGCAGTCGATGTTCAAATTTGTCAGAGAGCGTTTCGGTCGGCTCGACGTGCTGGTCAACAATGCTGGCATAGTGGGCAACAACCTTCTTCTGATGACCTCCACCGAGGAGCTGGACCGGATAATCGCGGTCAACTGCCGGGGATCGTTCCTATGCCTCCGGGCTGCCGCCAAGATGATGCAGAGGCAGAAGGGGGGGCGGATCATCAACCTGGCGTCGATCGTCGGCCGGCTCGGCAACCGGGGTCAGGTCGCCTATGCGGCCAGCAAGGCCTACGTCATCGGTATGACCCTATCGGCGGCCAAGGAGCTGGGCCCGAGCGGCATATGCGTCAACGCCCTCGCCCCGGGTTTCATCGACACCGACATGACCAGGCAGCTCAAGGAGGAGGTGCGTCAGAGGCTGATCGCCGACACTCCCCTGGGCCGGGCAGGGCAGCCGGAGGACGTCGCCTCGGTAGCGCTGTACCTGATGTCCGAGGGCGCCGCCTTCATCAATGGCCAGATCATCGGGGTGGATGGCGGTCAGAGGATGTGA
- a CDS encoding holo-ACP synthase, producing MNIGSPDYGGAEGVLGIGVDLAEVPRFRGLDHRTVGHFLTSREIEEVFAREEPAPTLAGRFAAKEAVIKALGTAFPASRLFYHDIVIDHLDSGAPQASVTGIDAGNIQILLSISHTAELAIAFAMVVQRDDRHG from the coding sequence ATGAACATTGGGTCGCCCGACTATGGTGGCGCGGAGGGCGTGCTGGGCATCGGGGTGGACCTGGCCGAGGTGCCGAGGTTCCGCGGCCTGGACCACCGTACGGTGGGGCACTTTCTTACCTCTCGGGAGATCGAGGAAGTCTTCGCCCGAGAGGAGCCGGCCCCGACCCTGGCCGGGCGGTTCGCGGCCAAGGAGGCGGTGATCAAGGCGCTGGGAACCGCCTTCCCCGCAAGCCGTTTGTTCTACCACGACATCGTCATCGACCATCTGGACTCCGGCGCGCCGCAGGCCAGTGTCACCGGGATCGATGCTGGCAATATCCAAATATTACTAAGTATCTCCCACACCGCGGAGCTTGCCATCGCCTTTGCGATGGTGGTCCAGAGGGACGATCGACATGGATGA